Proteins from a single region of Apium graveolens cultivar Ventura chromosome 7, ASM990537v1, whole genome shotgun sequence:
- the LOC141674475 gene encoding uncharacterized protein LOC141674475: protein MNPPTLSKAKPGEPFYLYIAAGERAVSSALIREENGSQSPEYYISQVLKDAETRYPNLEKFALALVHSSRKLRQYFQGREIRAITSQPLRKIIHKPDAFGRLVNWAIELNQFNIKFVPRTTIKAQALAEFVMECTFPEAPETSKLQSGEEKEASNRESWTLHVDGSATAERSGAGLILSSPGGFTIQQAITFAFKAINNQTEYEALLSGLRLAKSLGVRSLTIYSDSHITVRQTNGEYITKDPKLAQYQKMVRAILETIPDPTILQINREENTKADELSKLAQNTSNLSSSVYFEELGAPSTDRPEVLCVNSPDNWMTPYVAYLKDETLPEDQNKARFLKYKASRFFLEDNQLYRRTFSAPTLKCVDPNVADYCLREVHEGICGDHLAAKALAYKVIRQGYYWPTIHADSVAYVKKCSKCQKFSNVPKQGSSLPGSVLSPISFAVWGIDIMGPFPRAKGDLRYMLVAIDYMTKWAEVKAMRAINQQDCIKFVDSIMMRFGVPMVLISDNGPQFVGSDFEAYLKELEIKHMKAYVAHPQGNGQVEVTNRTILRGLEKRLKDSKKTGRMNSRRFYGHTELPPGREPGRLLSSLPMVLRPGYRWKPDPPLIEWSTLTRSPT, encoded by the coding sequence ATGAACCCGCCTACTCTGTCAAAAGCAAAACCCGGGGAGCCTTTTTATCTCTACATTGCAGCCGGAGAAAGAGCGGTATCCTCTGCACTCATCCGGGAGGAAAATGGTTCACAGAGCCCGGAATACTATATAAGTCAAGTCCTGAAAGATGCTGAAACCCGGTACCCAAACTTGGAAAAATTTGCACTGGCTCTTGTGCACTCGAGCAGGAAGCTAAGGCAATATTTCCAAGGCCGGGAAATCAGGGCAATCACTAGTCAACCACTTCGCAAAATTATCCATAAGCCAGACGCTTTTGGGAGATTAGTCAATTGGGCAATTGAATTGAACCAGTTCAATATCAAATTTGTCCCAAGGACAACTATAAAGGCCCAGGCGCTGGCCGAATTCGTTATGGAATGCACCTTCCCTGAAGCCCCGGAGACATCTAAACTCCAATCCGGAGAAGAAAAGGAGGCTAGCAACCGAGAGTCTTGGACATTACACGTTGATGGATCGGCAACAGCCGAGAGGTCTGGAGCTGGCCTGATCCTCTCCAGCCCGGGCGGATTCACGATCCAACAGGCCATAACCTTCGCTTTCAAAGCGATAAACAACCAGACTGAATATGAAGCTCTCCTCTCCGGACTCAGGTTAGCTAAATCCCTTGGAGTAAGAAGTTTAACCATTTATAGTGATTCTCATATTACAGTAAGACAAACCAATGGTGAATATATCACAAAAGATCCCAAACTGGCCCAGTATCAGAAAATGGTCAGGGCAATCCTGGAAACCATCCCGGACCCAACCATCCTGCAAATAAACAGAGAAGAAAACACCAAGGCAGATGAGCTGTCAAAGCTCGCCCAAAACACTTCGAATTTAAGCAGTTCAGTCTACTTCGAGGAGCTCGGGGCACCCAGCACCGACCGACCTGAAGTCCTATGTGTCAACAGCCCGGACAACTGGATGACTCCTTATGTAGCTTATCTTAAGGATGAGACCCTGCCAGAAGACCAGAACAAGGCACGCTTTCTCAAGTATAAGGCTTCCCGCTTCTTTTTAGAAGATAATCAGCTATACAGGCGAACCTTTTCTGCCCCGACTTTGAAATGTGTTGACCCGAACGTGGCAGATTATTGTCTCCGGGAGGTACACGAGGGAATCTGCGGAGATCATTTAGCCGCTAAAGCTCTAGCCTACAAGGTCATCAGACAAGGTTACTATTGGCCCACAATCCACGCCGATTCAGTTGCCTATGTGAAAAAATGCAGCAAGTGCCAAAAATTCAGCAATGTGCCGAAGCAAGGTTCAAGCCTCCCCGGGTCAGTTCTCTCCCCGATCTCATTCGCTGTCTGGGGAATTGACATCATGGGTCCTTTCCCTCGAGCAAAGGGAGACCTTCGTTATATGCTGGTGGCGATCGATTATATGACTAAGTGGGCAGAAGTCAAGGCTATGAGAGCCATCAATCAGCAAGACTGCATCAAATTCGTAGATTCAATTATGATGAGGTTCGGAGTACCGATGGTTTTAATCTCGGACAACGGGCCGCAGTTCGTGGGTTCAGATTTTGAAGCCTATCTCAAGGAGCTCGAAATAAAGCACATGAAAGCATATGTGGCCCATCCGCAAGGAAATGGACAAGTCGAGGTCACAAACAGGACCATACTCCGAGGTTTGGAAAAGAGACTGAAAGATTCTAAAAAAACTGGCCGGATGAACTCCCGAAGGTTTTATGGTCATACAGAACTACCTCCCGGACGGGAACCGGGGAGACTCCTTTCAAGCTTGCCTATGGTACTGAGGCCCGGTTATCGGTGGAAACCGGATCCCCCTCTCATAGAGTGGTCAACTTTGACGAGGTCTCCAACATAG
- the LOC141672806 gene encoding subtilisin-like protease SBT1.6, translating to MASLSTMFPLLHHIILVLILTTPLAFSDQTHKTYIFRVDYDAKPSVFPTHFHWYTSELTDPTRILHIYDTVFHGFSASLTPSQAARTLQHPSVLASFEDKRRQLHTTRSPQFLGLRNQRGLWSESDYGSDVIIGVFDTGIWPERRSFSDLNIGPVPKNWKGVCQVGVKFSADNCNRKIIGARFFAKGHEANEGFGGLGGGINDTIEYKSPRDADGHGTHTASTAAGRYAFKASFEGYAAGIAKGVAPKARLAVYKVCWKSSGCFDSDILAAFDAAVNDGVNVISISIGGGDGISSPYYLDPIAIGSFGAVSRGVFVSSSAGNDGPNGMSVTNVAPWIMTVGAGTIDRNFPADVILGDGRKISGVSLYSGLPITGKMYPLVYPGKSGVLSASLCMENSLDPSEVKGKIVICDRGNNPRVAKGLVVKKAGGIGMILANGISNGEGLVGDAHLLPACAVGSDEGDFIKGYSSSAVLPTASISFGGTIIGIKPAPVVASFSGRGPSGMNPEILKPDIIAPGVNILASWTDVVGPTGLDSDNRKTEFNILSGTSMSCPHVSGAAALLKSAHPDWSAAAIRSAMMTTANTLNNMLHPMTDEATGKATTPYDFGAGHLNLDRAMDPGLVYDVVNSDYVSFLCAIGYGPKTIQVITRSPVNCPMKKPMAENLNYPSIAASFSSSSMGVASKTLMRTVMNVGEANAVYRVKVDAPKGTTVIVKPGKLVFTEKIRKLSYFVTVKVVRKNIVMGDSGALFGSLSWMDGKHVVRSPIVVTQIDPL from the coding sequence ATGGCTTCACTCTCCACCATGTTTCCACTTCTCCACCACATAATCCTCGTATTAATCCTAACAACTCCACTTGCATTCTCCGACCAAACTCACAAAACATACATCTTCCGTGTCGACTATGATGCCAAACCCTCTGTTTTTCCGACACACTTTCACTGGTACACATCCGAGCTAACCGACCCGACCCGAATCCTCCACATATACGATACCGTTTTTCACGGCTTTTCTGCCTCGTTAACGCCTTCCCAAGCTGCGCGAACGCTTCAGCACCCTTCTGTTCTGGCCTCTTTTGAGGATAAGCGGCGGCAATTGCACACCACGCGCTCGCCGCAGTTTCTTGGTCTGAGGAATCAACGAGGGCTTTGGTCGGAATCTGATTATGGCTCCGATGTGATTATCGGCGTTTTCGATACGGGGATTTGGCCCGAAAGACGGAGCTTCTCGGACCTTAATATTGGCCCTGTGCCTAAGAATTGGAAAGGTGTTTGTCAAGTTGGAGTTAAATTTAGCGCTGATAATTGTAACCGGAAGATTATTGGGGCGAGATTTTTCGCGAAAGGGCACGAGGCTAATGAGGGTTTTGGGGGTTTAGGTGGGGGAATTAATGATACAATTGAGTATAAATCACCCAGAGATGCTGATGGTCATGGCACTCATACTGCTTCTACTGCTGCTGGGAGATATGCGTTTAAGGCGAGTTTCGAAGGCTATGCTGCTGGCATTGCCAAAGGAGTGGCTCCTAAGGCGAGATTGGCTGTTTATAAGGTATGTTGGAAGAGTTCTGGTTGTTTTGATAGTGATATTTTAGCTGCATTTGATGCTGCTGTTAATGATGGTGTTAATGTTATTAGTATTAGTATTGGTGGTGGAGATGGTATATCTTCGCCTTATTATCTTGATCCTATTGCCATTGGTTCGTTTGGGGCGGTTTCTAGGGGGGTGTTTGTTTCGTCGTCTGCTGGGAATGATGGGCCTAATGGGATGTCGGTGACGAATGTGGCTCCGTGGATTATGACGGTTGGGGCCGGGACGATTGATAGGAATTTCCCGGCTGATGTGATTTTAGGGGATGGGAGGAAGATTAGTGGGGTTTCCTTGTATTCGGGGTTGCCAATTACGGGGAAGATGTATCCTTTGGTATATCCGGGGAAATCGGGGGTTTTGTCGGCTTCGTTGTGTATGGAGAATTCGCTTGATCCTAGTGAAGTCAAGGGGAAGATTGTGATTTGTGACAGGGGGAATAATCCGAGGGTTGCGAAAGGGTTGGTTGTGAAGAAAGCTGGAGGGATTGGGATGATTTTGGCTAATGGGATTTCGAATGGTGAAGGGCTTGTTGGAGATGCTCATCTTCTTCCGGCTTGTGCTGTTGGTTCGGATGAAGGTGATTTTATTAAGGGGTATAGTTCGTCTGCTGTTTTGCCGACTGCTAGTATTTCTTTTGGAGGCACGATAATTGGAATCAAGCCAGCTCCGGTTGTGGCTTCATTTTCCGGGAGGGGACCAAGTGGTATGAATCCAGAGATCTTGAAGCCTGATATAATTGCTCCTGGAGTTAACATTTTAGCTAGTTGGACTGATGTTGTTGGTCCAACTGGTCTGGATTCTGATAATAGAAAGACAGAGTTCAATATTTTGTCTGGAACTTCAATGTCATGTCCTCATGTTAGTGGGGCTGCTGCATTGCTTAAATCCGCACATCCAGATTGGAGTGCTGCAGCAATAAGATCTGCTATGATGACTACGGCCAATACGCTCAACAATATGTTGCATCCCATGACTGATGAGGCCACTGGCAAGGCCACTACGCCTTACGATTTTGGTGCAGGGCATTTGAATCTTGATCGTGCAATGGATCCAGGACTTGTGTACGATGTAGTAAATAGTGATTATGTGAGCTTCTTGTGTGCTATTGGATATGGCCCGAAGACCATTCAGGTGATCACTCGATCACCTGTAAATTGCCCGATGAAGAAGCCTATGGCAGAGAATTTGAATTATCCAAGCATTGCTGCTTCGTTTTCAAGCTCTTCAATGGGGGTTGCAAGCAAGACACTGATGCGGACTGTGATGAATGTTGGCGAGGCTAATGCAGTTTACAGGGTGAAGGTAGACGCACCCAAGGGAACGACAGTGATTGTGAAACCAGGGAAGCTAGTTTTTACCGAAAAGATAAGAAAATTGAGTTATTTTGTGACAGTGAAAGTGGTGCGTAAAAATATAGTGATGGGTGATTCCGGTGCTTTGTTCGGGTCATTATCTTGGATGGACGGAAAGCATGTGGTTCGTAGCCCCATTGTAGTGACTCAAATTGATCCATTGTAA